A single genomic interval of Pseudarthrobacter chlorophenolicus A6 harbors:
- a CDS encoding prepilin peptidase → MTIHTTPAGTPLPDALTAEEVEIIPDVDEPWLPSVLNLETGLPTAAVAAGTAMLGFWVNAGRGPLVAGMISLLTAALVFLAVIDWKTHRLPNAIVLPMYPAFGLAVAVGAVTGSITVTAALTAAISMAAAFAVLWLVAFFTGGLGFGDVKLGGVLGLVCGLESGYAAALGALLLPMMLGGLVALPLMFAGRRKQEFAFGPYMVAGALLILLLPGVIEPISRGSLF, encoded by the coding sequence TTGACGATCCACACCACCCCAGCCGGCACCCCGCTGCCCGATGCCCTGACGGCCGAGGAAGTCGAGATCATCCCCGATGTCGATGAGCCCTGGCTGCCCTCAGTCCTGAACCTGGAGACCGGTCTTCCGACGGCCGCGGTGGCAGCCGGCACGGCCATGCTGGGCTTCTGGGTCAACGCCGGCCGCGGTCCACTGGTGGCGGGAATGATCAGTCTTCTGACCGCTGCCCTGGTCTTCCTCGCCGTCATCGACTGGAAGACCCACCGGCTGCCCAACGCCATTGTGCTGCCCATGTACCCGGCCTTCGGCCTGGCCGTCGCCGTCGGGGCTGTTACCGGATCGATCACCGTAACCGCCGCGCTCACTGCGGCCATTTCGATGGCCGCAGCGTTCGCCGTCCTGTGGCTGGTCGCCTTTTTCACTGGCGGACTGGGCTTCGGCGACGTGAAGCTCGGCGGGGTGCTGGGCCTGGTCTGCGGCCTCGAGTCCGGGTACGCGGCGGCCCTTGGCGCGCTGCTTCTGCCCATGATGCTGGGCGGTCTCGTGGCCCTGCCGCTGATGTTCGCCGGCCGGCGTAAGCAGGAGTTCGCCTTCGGGCCCTACATGGTGGCCGGCGCGCTGCTGATCCTGCTGCTGCCGGGCGTCATCGAACCCATCAGCCGCGGGTCCCTCTTCTAG